A single Mus caroli chromosome 15, CAROLI_EIJ_v1.1, whole genome shotgun sequence DNA region contains:
- the Arhgap8 gene encoding rho GTPase-activating protein 8, whose protein sequence is MAGLDPTLSTSHPFYDVARHGILQVAGDDRQGRRIFTFSCCRLPPLHQLNHQRLLEYLKYTLDQHVENDYTIVYFHYGLSSQNKPSLGWLQNTYKEFDRKYKKNLKALYVVHPTSLIKALWNIFKPLISHKFGKKVTYCSNLRELREHLQCDQLLIPPEVVRYDEKLQNLHKGQPPPPTKTPPPRPPLPTQQFGVSLQYLRDKNQGELIPPVLRWTVTYLREKGLRTEGLFRRSASAQTVRQVQRLYDQGKPVNFDDYGDMHLPAVILKTFLRELPQPLLTFQAYEQILGITSVESSLRVTHCRLILRSLPEHNYAVLRYLMGFLHEVSLESISNKMNSSNLACVFGLNLIWPSQGVASLSALVPLNLFTELLIEYYDKVFSSQEAPREHTRDTVEVQQAGPVTKEFMKTGTPRASPYLSRLRIS, encoded by the exons GGGATGACCGCCAGGGGAGACGCATCTTCACTTTCAGCTGCTGCCGGCTGCCACCCTTGCACCAGCTCAACCACCAGCGCCTGCTGGA GTATCTGAAGTACACACTGGACCAGCATGTGGAGAACGACTATACCATTGTCTACTTTCACTATGGCCTCAGCAGCCAGAACAAACCATCCCTAGGCTGGCTCCAGAACACCTACAAGGAGTTTGACCGGAA GTACAAGAAGAACCTCAAGGCACTGTACGTTGTACACCCCACCAGCCTCATCAAAGCACTGTGGAACATCTTCAAGCCCCTCATCAG TCACAAGTTTGGGAAAAAAGTCACCTACTGCAGCAACCTGCGTGAGCTCCGAGAACACCTTCAGTGCGATCAGCTGCTCATCCCCCCGGAAGTAGTGAG GTATGACGAGAAGCTGCAAAACCTGCACAAAGGTCAACCACCCCCGCCCACCAAGACACCGCCACCTCGGCCGCCTCTGCCCACCCAGCAGTTTGGCGTCAGCCTGCAATA CCTCAGAGACAAAAATCAAGGTGAACTCATCCCTCCAGTGCTGCGTTGGACGGTGACATATCTGAGAGAAAAAG GACTGCGCACCGAGGGCCTGTTCCGGAGATCGGCCAGTGCCCAGACTGTCCGCCAGGTGCAGCGGCTATATGACCAAG GGAAGCCCGTGAACTTTGATGATTACGGAGACATGCACCTCCCAGCCGTGATCCTGAAGACATTTCTCCGAGAGCTGCCCCAGCCACTGCTGACCTTCCAAGCCTACGAGCAGATTCTCGGGATCACCA GTGTGGAGAGCAGCCTGCGTGTGACCCACTGCCGCCTGATCCTGCGGAGCCTCCCAGAACACAACTACGCCGTCCTCCGCTACCTCATGGGCTTCCTGCATGAG GTGTCTCTGGAGAGCATTTCAAACAAGATGAACAGCTCTAATCTGGCGTGCGTGTTTGGACTGAACTTGATCTGGCCATCCCAGGGGGTGGCTTCCCTGAGCGCCCTGGTACCTCTGAACTTGTTCACAGAGCTGCTGATAGAGTACTATGACAAAGTCTTCAGTTCCCAGGAGGCCCCTCGGGAGCACACCCGGGATACTGTGGAAGTACAACAGGCTGGCCCTGTTACCAAAGAATTCATGAAGACGGGCACTCCCCGGGCCTCACCATACCTGTCCCGCCTCCGTATCTCCTGA